The DNA segment CCTGGCGGGTAACGTGCTGCTGGTGCACGAAACCCTCGACCAGGTGAAGGAACCGCGCCTGGCGTGGATCTACAACGCCGGTCAACGCCGCGTGCGCCGTGCACCGCAAGTGGCCTATGACGGGCCGGGCACCGCGTCCGACGGCCTGCGCACCTCGGATAACTTCGACATGTTCTCCGGCGCGCCAGACCGCTACGACTGGAAGCTGGTGGGCAAGAAGGAAATGTACATTCCCTACAACGCCTACAAGCTCGACTCGCCATCCCTCAAGTACGACGACATCATCAAGGCCGGCCACATCAACCAGGACCTGACCCGCTATGAACTGCACCGGGTCTGGGAAGTGGTCGGCACGGTCAAGCCCAACGAACGGCACATCTATGCCAAGCGCCACATGTACATCGACGAAGACAGCTGGCAAGTGGCGCTGGTGGATCACTATGACGGCCGTGGCCAACTGTGGCGTGTTGCCGAAGGCCATGCGCAGTTCTACTACAACCACCAGACCCCGGCCTACACGGTCGAGACCCTGTACGACATCATCGCCGGGCGCTACATCGCCCTGGGCATGAAGAACGAGGAGAAGAGCAGCTTTGTGTTCGGCTTCAACGCCAAGGCAGCGGACTACACCCCGGCGGCCTTGCGCGCCTCGGGCGTACGCTGACCTGAGGTTGTAAACCCAATCCTGTGCCGGGCTCACATGAAGCCCGGCTTTTTTATGCTCGGCAATCAGCCCGCTGAATACTTCTTCAACAACGCCCATTGACAGGACTACGGTAGTCCGCACGCCGCATAACAATAAAAAAGGGACGCTGTAATGACCGCCATGACTCGTCGCCTGGATCGTCCTGGATTCATGCCACGTCTGTCTTCCCACCATTTGCTGCGCCCACGCCTGGCCGAGCCGTTGCGGGGTACCGAGGCGCGGGTCCGGTTGCTGTGCGCGCCGGCCGGCAGCGGCAAGAGTGCGTTGTTGGCCGAATGTGCCCTGCAGGCCCCGGCGAGCTGCCAGGTGTATTGGTTGCCGCTCAATGGCGCGGCTTTGGCCCCGCTGGATTTCTGCCAGCGCCTGGCCCAGAGCCTGGGCCTGGCGTTTGTCGATGAAGCCAGCTTGCTGCTGGACCTGAGCCGCTGGCAAGCGCCGGCCTGGCTGTTTCTCGATGACTATTGCCGGGTGTCGGCACCGGCCCTGGATGCCTTGCTCGACCGGGTGCTGACGGCCAGCAGCCCGGCCTTGGTCTGGTGGCTGGGGGCGCGGCGTCGACCGGCCTGCAATTGGCCGCGGCTGCTGCTCGATGATGAATTGTGGGAGTGCGGCGGCACCGAGTTGGCGTTCGATCAGCGCGAGGTCCAGCAACTGCTCGAGCATCACGCCGCAGCCGGGCAGACTGCCGACAAGGTCCTGCAATTCAGCGCCGGTTGGTGCGCTGGCGTGCGTATTGCCCTGCTGGAAGGCGACAGCCATCCCGACAGCGGCGCCTGGCATGGGCGTTCCCAGACCCTGCTCGACTATCTGCAGCACGAGCTGTTCAGCACCCTGCCTGAAGAGCTGGAGGAGGCCTGGCGCGTACTGGCGCACTTGCCACGTTTTAACCAGGGGTTATGCGAACACCTGTTTGGCTTTGGCGATGGCGCCGACTACCTGCGTGAACTTCAGGCCCTGGGGGCGTTTATCGAGCCCTGGGAAGACTCGCCGGACTGGCTGCAGGTCTTCACCCCCCTGGCCCAGTTGCTGCGCGACGAACCCTGGCCGGCCCGGCGCTCCTGGCACCGGCGCGCCTGCCAATGGTTCAGTGCGGCCCAGGATTGGCAGGCGGCGTTCGAGCAGGCGCTGTTGGCCGAGGAGTACGAAGCGGCGGTCAGCCTGCTGGAGCACTTCAGTTTCGAAGACCTGTTCCGTCAGCAAAACGCTGTGTTGTTGTTGCGCCTGCATGAGCAGCACGGTGACGAGTTGATGCTCGGTTCGGCGCAACGGGTGGGGCTGGTCACCGCCGCCTTGCTGTTTGCCGGGCGTTTCGAGCAGGCCGCGCAATGTGTTGATCAACTGGCACGTTTCACCCCGCAACCCACGGCCGCCTTGCAACGGCATCTGCTGGCGCGCTGGCAGGCGCAGTGGGGGTGGTTGTTGCATCTGGGGGGCGAAGCGGTGCGGGCCCGCGCGCACTTTCTCGATGCGTTGAATGATCTGCCGGACAGCGCCTGGACGTCGCGCCTGATGTGCCTGTCCGGGCTGACCCAGCAAGCGCTGTTGCGCGGCGAACTGGACGTGGCCCAGGCCCTCAACCGCGAGGCGCTGTGCCTGGCGCGGGCCCATGGTTCGCTGCTGCTGGAGGCGCTACTGGAGCTGGATCATGCGCAACTGCTGGAGCAGCGGGGCGCACCGTACCGGGCCCAGAGCCTGCTGGAAGGCGTGCAGGCCATGTTGATCCAGCAGCGTCTCAAGACCGGGCCGCTGATGGGCCGGATTGCCTTGCGCCGAGGGCATCTGGCACTGCGCCAGGGGCATGACGCCCTGGCCACCGAATGCCTCGAAGCCGGCCTGGGCATGTGCCTGCATAGCCAGGACAAGCGCGTGCTGTATGGCTTCCTCGGGTTGGCAATGCTGGCGGCCAACCGCGGCGACTATGCCCAGGCGTTTATCCAACTGCGCGACGCCGAGCGCCTGATGCAGCGCCGACAGGTGCCCGACACGGTGTACCGGGCGGTGCTGCTGTTGCTCAGCGGGCATTTCTGGCTGCAGCAGGGGCGGGCCGAACTGACCCTGGAAGCGGTCAGCCGGGTGCTGCGCCATTATCACGGCCCCCACGCCAAGCAGGCGCCGCCGGCGACCCTGGAGTTGATCCCCCGGCTGGAGTACCTGCTGGTGCTGGCCCAGGTCAAATTGCGCCGTGCCGAGCACCCCATCCAGCGGCTCACCGCCTTGCTCGACAGCGCCCGCGAGTCTGGCATGCAGTGCCTGGAAGTGGAGTTGCAGTTGGTGCTGGGCGAGGTGGCCTGGCAACTGGGGGAGAAAGCGCTGGCAGTGCGTGCGCTGCAAACCGGTCTGGCCCTGGCGGCGCGCTGTCAGGTGCAGCAGGCGGTGCGTGAACTGCGCCTGCGCCAGCCGGGGTTGCTCAGTGAATTGGGGCTTGAACCTCAGGAGGCAGTGGCGGCGCCGGGGGAAAACCCGTTGAGCCAACGGGAGCTGGAAGTGTTGCAACTGATCGCGCTGGGCAACTCCAATCTGGAAATTGCCGACCTGTTGTTTATCTCGCTGCACACGGTGAAGACCCATGCACGGCGGATTCACAGCAAATTGGGGGTGGAGCGGCGCACCCAGGCGGTGGCCAAGGCCAAGAGCCTGGGCCTGATGGCCTGATTACTCCCAGCAACGCCGATCAACAGGTGGGAGCTGGCTTGCCTGCGATGGCGGTGTATCAGTCGCAGAATGTATCAACTGACCCACCGCCATCGCAGGCAAGCCAGCTCCCACATTAGCCTGTGTGCATTCAGGATTGGTGGATCAGGGTTGATAACCCATCCGCCAACTCACCGCCTGGCTCGCTGCCAGCAATTGCCGGGCCGCCGGTCCATCTTCATCGGCATGGAACAACGAGGTCGGCCCCACCACCGTCATCACCGCCACCACCTGCCCCAGCGCATTGAATACCGGCGCCGACAGCGCATCGACCCCCGGCATCAGCAAACCATGCACAAAGTGCAGGCCACGCTGGCGAATCTGTTCACAGGCCTGCACATACGCCTGGTCGTCCGCCAGCGCATGGGCGATGCCGGCCTGGATCTCCTGCGCGCGCAGGTCAACGGTTTCGCGCTCTGGCAAAAACGCGCTGAACACCAGCCCCGTCGAGGAGCTGAGCAGCGGCAGCACCGAGCCCAATTGCGTCACCACCGTGACCGCACGCACCGCCGGTTCGATATGCACCACGGTCGCGCCGTGGTTGCCCCATACCGCGAGAAAGCAGGTTTCATTCAACTCGTCGCGCAGCTGCGCCAGGGGCAGGGTGGCGACTTTCAGTACGTCTATGCTGCCCAGCGCCGCCAGCCCCACGCGCAAGGCCTCGCGGCCCAGGCCGTAATGGTTGGTGGCCGCGTTCTGTTCGGCAAACCCCGAGGCAATCAGGGCCTGCAAGTAGCGGTGGACCTTACTGGCCGGCATCTGCACGTGCTCGGCCAGGCGCGACAGGGATGTGGCCGGCGACAGTTCGGCCAGGGCCTTGAGGATGTCGGTGCCGACTTCGGCCGAGCGGACTTTCTGTTTACCGGTGTCGCGGGGGGCGGGCGGCTTTTCCATGGAGAGCGTGTGTCCGAAAGACGAATGGCGGTCTTTATAGCTTGACGGTCGATACGGAGCAAATTACGTTATGCGTAACTGGATTACGATAAAAACAACTTCCTTACTGAGGACGATCCATGACCCTCGATTATCAATCGGGCTTTGGCAATGAATTCGCCAGCGAAGCCTTGCCAGGTGCACTGCCGGTCGGCCAGAACTCCCCGCAAAAAGCGCCCTACGGGCTGTACACCGAACTGTTCTCCGGCACCGCGTTCACCATGGTGCGCAGCGAAGCCCGGCGCACCTGGATGTATCGCATCCAGCCGTCGGCCAATCACCCGGCATTCATCAAGCTGGACCGGCAACTGGCCGGCGGCCCGCTGGGCGAGGTCACGCCCAACCGCCTGCGCTGGAACCCGCTGGATATACCTGCAGAACCCACCGACTTTATCGACGGCCTGGTCGGCATGGTGGCCAACGCCGGCGCCGAGAAGCCCTCCGGCATCAGCATCTATCACTACCGTGCCAACTGCTCCATGGAGCGGGTGTTCTTTAATGCCGACGGCGAACTGTTGATCGTTCCCGAGCATGGCCGCCTGCGCATCGCCACCGAACTGGGGGTGCTGGAGGTCGAGCCGCTGGAAATCGTCGTGTTGCCACGGGGCCTGAAATTTCGCATCGAGCTGCTGGATGCCCAGGCTCGCGGCTACGTCGCCGAAAACCACGGCGCGCCGCTGCGCCTGCCGGACCTGGGGCCGATTGGCAGCAATGGCCTGGCCAACCCCCGGGACTTCCTGACCCCGGTCGCCCACTACGAACATCTTTCGCAACCCACGCCCCTGGTGCAGAAGTTCCTCGGCGAGCTGTGGGGCTGCACCCTCGACCACTCGCCGCTGAACGTGGTGGCCTGGCATGGCAATAACGTGCCGTACAAATATGACCTGCGCCGCTTCAACACCATCGGCACGGTGAGCTTCGATCACCCGGACCCGTCGATCTTTACCGTGTTGACCTCGCCCACCAGCGTTCACGGCCTGGCCAACCTCGATTTCGTGATCTTCCCGCCGCGCTGGATGGTGGCCGAGAACACCTTCCGTCCACCCTGGTTCCACCGCAACCTGATGAACGAATACATGGGCCTGATCCAGGGTGCCTATGACGCCAAGGCCGAAGGCT comes from the Pseudomonas shahriarae genome and includes:
- a CDS encoding IclR family transcriptional regulator, whose translation is MEKPPAPRDTGKQKVRSAEVGTDILKALAELSPATSLSRLAEHVQMPASKVHRYLQALIASGFAEQNAATNHYGLGREALRVGLAALGSIDVLKVATLPLAQLRDELNETCFLAVWGNHGATVVHIEPAVRAVTVVTQLGSVLPLLSSSTGLVFSAFLPERETVDLRAQEIQAGIAHALADDQAYVQACEQIRQRGLHFVHGLLMPGVDALSAPVFNALGQVVAVMTVVGPTSLFHADEDGPAARQLLAASQAVSWRMGYQP
- a CDS encoding LuxR C-terminal-related transcriptional regulator, coding for MTAMTRRLDRPGFMPRLSSHHLLRPRLAEPLRGTEARVRLLCAPAGSGKSALLAECALQAPASCQVYWLPLNGAALAPLDFCQRLAQSLGLAFVDEASLLLDLSRWQAPAWLFLDDYCRVSAPALDALLDRVLTASSPALVWWLGARRRPACNWPRLLLDDELWECGGTELAFDQREVQQLLEHHAAAGQTADKVLQFSAGWCAGVRIALLEGDSHPDSGAWHGRSQTLLDYLQHELFSTLPEELEEAWRVLAHLPRFNQGLCEHLFGFGDGADYLRELQALGAFIEPWEDSPDWLQVFTPLAQLLRDEPWPARRSWHRRACQWFSAAQDWQAAFEQALLAEEYEAAVSLLEHFSFEDLFRQQNAVLLLRLHEQHGDELMLGSAQRVGLVTAALLFAGRFEQAAQCVDQLARFTPQPTAALQRHLLARWQAQWGWLLHLGGEAVRARAHFLDALNDLPDSAWTSRLMCLSGLTQQALLRGELDVAQALNREALCLARAHGSLLLEALLELDHAQLLEQRGAPYRAQSLLEGVQAMLIQQRLKTGPLMGRIALRRGHLALRQGHDALATECLEAGLGMCLHSQDKRVLYGFLGLAMLAANRGDYAQAFIQLRDAERLMQRRQVPDTVYRAVLLLLSGHFWLQQGRAELTLEAVSRVLRHYHGPHAKQAPPATLELIPRLEYLLVLAQVKLRRAEHPIQRLTALLDSARESGMQCLEVELQLVLGEVAWQLGEKALAVRALQTGLALAARCQVQQAVRELRLRQPGLLSELGLEPQEAVAAPGENPLSQRELEVLQLIALGNSNLEIADLLFISLHTVKTHARRIHSKLGVERRTQAVAKAKSLGLMA
- the hmgA gene encoding homogentisate 1,2-dioxygenase, translating into MTLDYQSGFGNEFASEALPGALPVGQNSPQKAPYGLYTELFSGTAFTMVRSEARRTWMYRIQPSANHPAFIKLDRQLAGGPLGEVTPNRLRWNPLDIPAEPTDFIDGLVGMVANAGAEKPSGISIYHYRANCSMERVFFNADGELLIVPEHGRLRIATELGVLEVEPLEIVVLPRGLKFRIELLDAQARGYVAENHGAPLRLPDLGPIGSNGLANPRDFLTPVAHYEHLSQPTPLVQKFLGELWGCTLDHSPLNVVAWHGNNVPYKYDLRRFNTIGTVSFDHPDPSIFTVLTSPTSVHGLANLDFVIFPPRWMVAENTFRPPWFHRNLMNEYMGLIQGAYDAKAEGFLPGGASLHSCMSAHGPDGETCTKAIAVDLAPHKIDNTMAFMFETSQVLRPTRFALDCPQLQNTYDACWATLPATFNPNRR